The Saprospiraceae bacterium genome includes a window with the following:
- a CDS encoding GNAT family N-acetyltransferase — translation MLVFPILIKKRLKFRQLTVDDFEALVDLANNRNISQQIVNIPYPFQEFNAVHRLSYVVEGFKTRQRFVFAIVCRDNDKFIGEISINIRNNTDEAEIGYWIGEPYWNNGYGSEAISGISKFAFEILKLKTLFATVNKDNLPSIKALTNNDFKHIKTSGMTDVYIRYLGLSSGKKI, via the coding sequence ATGCTGGTATTTCCAATACTCATAAAAAAAAGGCTCAAATTCCGACAATTAACGGTAGACGATTTTGAAGCATTGGTAGATTTGGCCAATAATAGAAATATAAGTCAACAAATAGTCAATATCCCATATCCTTTTCAAGAATTCAACGCTGTGCATAGATTGAGCTATGTAGTTGAAGGTTTTAAAACTAGGCAAAGGTTTGTCTTTGCTATTGTTTGCCGAGACAATGACAAATTCATTGGTGAAATAAGCATAAATATCAGAAATAATACTGATGAGGCAGAAATAGGATATTGGATAGGTGAACCCTATTGGAATAATGGATATGGGTCAGAAGCCATCTCCGGAATTTCAAAATTCGCATTTGAAATCCTGAAACTAAAAACATTGTTCGCCACTGTAAACAAAGATAATTTACCATCCATCAAAGCATTGACCAATAATGACTTCAAACATATAAAAACAAGTGGTATGACCGATGTTTATATAAGGTATCTCGGTCTGTCATCTGGAAAAAAGATATAG
- a CDS encoding GIY-YIG nuclease family protein yields MFIVYILYSATLAKYYVGYTSMPLDERLSRHLCEHGGFTSKAKDWKVVHFENYQEKSEAIKKELYIKKRNIKKYLKDEGLIIN; encoded by the coding sequence ATGTTCATAGTTTATATACTGTATTCTGCTACTCTTGCTAAATATTACGTAGGCTATACATCTATGCCATTAGATGAAAGATTGAGTCGTCATCTTTGTGAACATGGGGGATTTACTTCAAAAGCAAAAGACTGGAAGGTTGTGCATTTTGAAAACTATCAAGAAAAAAGCGAAGCAATAAAAAAAGAATTGTACATCAAGAAACGAAATATCAAGAAATATTTAAAAGATGAAGGATTAATTATCAACTAA
- a CDS encoding thioredoxin family protein, giving the protein MKFIHFIVLISFAAVGCKNKGETTSQSDATLEGKLNWLTVEQASEIGTTGGNNKKFLVDVYTDWCGWCKVMDKKTFTDPALIEYLNKNFHVVKFNAEQKEPVSYKGKAYNWEPMGRNGINGLGIELLQGRLSYPTLVYLNEKLEPITISPGYKKPEELMAELQTL; this is encoded by the coding sequence ATGAAATTTATACATTTTATAGTTTTAATTTCTTTCGCAGCAGTTGGTTGTAAAAACAAAGGTGAAACCACTTCACAGTCAGATGCGACACTCGAAGGAAAACTCAACTGGCTTACTGTTGAACAAGCAAGTGAGATTGGAACTACAGGTGGAAATAATAAAAAATTTTTGGTCGATGTATATACGGATTGGTGTGGGTGGTGCAAAGTGATGGATAAAAAGACTTTTACTGATCCTGCACTTATTGAATATTTGAATAAAAACTTCCATGTAGTGAAATTTAATGCGGAGCAAAAGGAGCCCGTCAGCTACAAAGGAAAAGCATATAATTGGGAACCAATGGGCAGAAATGGCATAAACGGTCTTGGAATAGAATTATTACAAGGCAGATTGTCTTATCCTACATTGGTATACCTTAATGAAAAATTAGAACCTATAACAATTTCTCCGGGGTATAAAAAACCTGAAGAACTAATGGCTGAATTACAAACTTTATAA
- the dnaA gene encoding chromosomal replication initiator protein DnaA: MVKDHTIIWKECLNIVRKSIDNQPYKTWFEPIKPVKFENEVLTIQVPNKFFYEWLEEHYVSLLKKAIRQEIGHNGRLEYQIMVDNHKKIGVGNSLPRKINDEETVSTSIPNPFVIPGIKKVRIDAHLNPNYTFDQFVQGECNRFPVSAGVAIAKKPGGTAFNPLIVYGDVGLGKTHLIQAIGNKILSDHADKQVMYVTTEKFTNQVIQAIKSNSVNDFMNFYQMIDILIIDDIQFLANRPKTQEIFFNIFNQLHQAGKQIILSSDRPPKDLQDVEARLISRFKWGLVADLRTPDFETRIKILNKKIENENLVLSDEIKEYICTHIKNNIREIEGVVISLLAQSSLNRRSIDIKLVKEVIRQFVSHVDQEISVENIKILVAKHFDISVDKLGSKTRLREVVMARQLSMYLAKNYTNNSLKVIGDSFGGRDHSTVIHSLKTIQDLMDTDTLFKDKVYQLVKKVKTNLVSV, from the coding sequence ATGGTAAAGGATCATACAATAATCTGGAAAGAGTGTCTCAATATTGTAAGAAAGAGCATTGATAATCAACCCTATAAAACTTGGTTTGAGCCAATAAAACCAGTTAAGTTTGAAAATGAAGTCTTAACTATCCAAGTCCCAAATAAATTTTTCTACGAATGGCTTGAAGAGCATTATGTGAGTTTGTTAAAAAAGGCAATAAGGCAGGAAATTGGGCATAATGGCAGATTAGAGTATCAAATCATGGTAGATAACCATAAAAAAATTGGTGTAGGTAATAGTCTGCCAAGAAAAATTAATGATGAAGAAACGGTTAGTACTTCCATTCCTAATCCTTTTGTTATACCTGGTATTAAAAAAGTCCGGATTGATGCACATTTAAACCCCAACTATACTTTTGATCAGTTTGTACAAGGAGAATGTAACAGGTTTCCTGTATCTGCAGGTGTTGCTATAGCAAAAAAACCAGGTGGTACTGCTTTCAATCCCCTGATTGTTTATGGTGATGTAGGATTAGGGAAAACTCATCTTATCCAAGCTATAGGCAACAAAATATTGAGTGATCACGCTGATAAACAAGTGATGTATGTGACTACTGAAAAATTTACAAATCAAGTCATTCAGGCTATAAAATCCAATAGTGTTAATGATTTTATGAATTTCTATCAAATGATAGATATCTTAATCATTGATGATATACAGTTTTTGGCAAACAGGCCCAAAACTCAGGAAATATTTTTTAACATATTTAATCAATTGCACCAGGCAGGAAAACAAATAATACTAAGTTCTGACAGACCTCCCAAAGATTTGCAGGATGTAGAAGCCCGCCTGATATCCAGATTTAAGTGGGGTTTGGTGGCAGATCTAAGAACACCAGACTTTGAAACCAGAATAAAGATTCTCAATAAGAAGATAGAAAATGAAAATCTGGTACTTTCAGATGAAATTAAAGAGTATATCTGTACTCATATCAAAAACAATATCAGGGAAATAGAAGGAGTGGTTATATCTTTGTTGGCACAATCATCTCTAAACCGAAGATCTATTGACATAAAATTAGTTAAAGAAGTTATCAGACAGTTTGTTTCACATGTAGATCAGGAGATTTCTGTTGAGAATATTAAAATTCTGGTAGCAAAACATTTTGATATATCTGTTGACAAATTAGGTTCAAAGACTAGGTTAAGGGAAGTGGTAATGGCAAGACAACTATCTATGTATCTGGCAAAAAACTATACCAATAACTCACTAAAAGTAATTGGAGATTCATTTGGTGGGAGGGATCATAGTACAGTGATACATTCATTAAAAACGATACAGGATTTGATGGACACAGACACTTTATTCAAAGATAAAGTATACCAATTGGTTAAAAAAGTTAAGACAAATCTGGTGAGCGTATAA
- a CDS encoding metallophosphatase: MINRRSFIKSSIGSGIILSLGNFPLNAFVDEPNISKLTILHTNDVHSRIEPFPMDGSRNQGLGGVAKRSTLINQIRKESNNVLLLDAGDIFQGTPYFNFFGGELEIKLMSEMQYDAATIGNHDFDGGMDGLVKQLPHASFPFINSNYNFSDTVLDQKTIPYKIFKKDGLKIGVFGLGIELFGLVPSSLCKGVVYNDPVESAEKWGEFLKLEKKCDYIICLSHLGYKYQENKISDILLAQNTSYIDLIIGGHTHTFMKEPDRYKNKRGMPVLVNQAGWAGIQLGRIDVFFEKNKKGTCVTCKNLFVGQSQ, from the coding sequence ATGATCAACAGAAGAAGTTTTATAAAGTCAAGTATTGGTTCGGGTATTATTCTATCATTAGGCAATTTTCCTTTAAATGCATTTGTTGATGAACCTAATATATCAAAGTTGACCATATTACACACAAATGATGTTCATAGCCGCATCGAACCTTTTCCGATGGATGGTAGCAGGAATCAGGGCTTGGGAGGCGTTGCAAAGAGATCTACGCTTATCAACCAGATCCGCAAGGAAAGCAATAATGTTTTGTTGCTTGATGCCGGTGATATATTTCAGGGCACACCATACTTTAATTTTTTTGGTGGTGAACTCGAGATCAAGCTAATGTCAGAAATGCAATATGATGCCGCCACTATTGGAAATCATGATTTTGATGGAGGTATGGATGGTTTAGTGAAACAACTCCCACATGCCAGTTTTCCTTTTATCAATTCAAACTATAACTTTTCAGACACAGTTCTAGATCAGAAAACAATACCTTATAAAATATTTAAAAAGGATGGACTTAAGATAGGGGTATTTGGTCTGGGCATTGAGTTGTTTGGACTGGTTCCTTCAAGTCTTTGCAAAGGAGTTGTATATAATGATCCTGTAGAAAGTGCCGAAAAATGGGGTGAATTCCTTAAATTGGAAAAAAAATGTGATTATATCATCTGCCTTTCACATCTGGGGTACAAATATCAGGAAAATAAGATTTCTGATATACTGTTGGCTCAAAATACTTCTTATATTGATCTGATTATTGGTGGTCATACGCATACATTTATGAAAGAACCTGACAGATACAAAAACAAAAGAGGGATGCCGGTATTAGTGAATCAGGCCGGATGGGCAGGAATTCAATTGGGTAGAATTGATGTCTTTTTTGAAAAGAATAAAAAAGGTACTTGCGTAACTTGTAAAAACCTTTTTGTCGGTCAGTCTCAATAA
- a CDS encoding 5'-nucleotidase C-terminal domain-containing protein, translating to MKNKYFFVVFILTFISCSRQFHLADISTRTYRIEKASFPVDVEAAALIEPYKIQLDKTMNEIISINEEELVKGKPSSTLTNWFTDILLAETQNYYNGLIHFAIQNYGGIRIPFLAKGHVTVGKVYELMPFDNIIYIVVMKGDKIQLMCDKLAESGGWPVSKGIYFEIAYGKAKNIKINDQPIDLTKSYTVAVPDYIANGGDNMDMFKDAEITNTGMFIRDLIMKNLKANHKKGMTIKPNNEKRIVEL from the coding sequence ATGAAGAATAAATATTTTTTTGTTGTTTTCATTTTGACTTTTATATCCTGTTCCAGGCAATTTCATTTGGCTGATATTTCTACCAGGACATACAGAATTGAAAAAGCTTCTTTCCCTGTTGATGTTGAGGCAGCTGCCTTAATTGAACCCTATAAAATTCAGCTAGATAAGACAATGAATGAAATCATCAGTATCAATGAAGAAGAATTAGTAAAGGGAAAACCATCTTCCACATTGACCAATTGGTTTACAGATATTTTGTTGGCCGAGACACAAAATTATTACAACGGTCTAATCCATTTCGCCATTCAGAATTATGGGGGAATCAGAATACCTTTTCTGGCAAAAGGACATGTGACAGTAGGTAAAGTATATGAGTTGATGCCATTTGATAATATTATTTATATAGTGGTTATGAAAGGTGATAAAATTCAGTTGATGTGTGATAAATTGGCAGAATCAGGTGGCTGGCCTGTGAGCAAGGGGATTTATTTTGAAATTGCCTATGGTAAAGCCAAAAATATTAAAATAAATGACCAACCTATTGATTTAACAAAATCATATACAGTTGCTGTACCTGATTACATTGCCAATGGTGGTGACAATATGGATATGTTTAAAGATGCAGAAATCACCAATACGGGAATGTTCATCCGCGATTTAATTATGAAAAATCTCAAGGCAAATCACAAAAAAGGAATGACAATAAAACCCAATAATGAAAAAAGAATAGTAGAATTATGA
- a CDS encoding iron-sulfur cluster assembly accessory protein, which produces MESTIVKKPVHLTEGAVNQLKRIYSEQNLGGEHGLRIGVKGGGCSGFSYVLGFDVQKEKDDVYEIDGMKVFMEKAHSIYLLGMEIDWVDGLNNRGFTFKNPNATDTCGCGTSFSA; this is translated from the coding sequence ATGGAGAGTACAATTGTAAAAAAGCCTGTACATTTGACAGAAGGTGCTGTAAACCAATTAAAAAGGATATATAGTGAGCAAAATTTAGGAGGCGAACACGGATTACGTATTGGAGTAAAAGGTGGTGGTTGTTCAGGATTTAGTTATGTTCTGGGATTTGATGTGCAAAAAGAAAAGGACGATGTATATGAAATAGATGGTATGAAAGTTTTTATGGAAAAAGCACATTCGATATATCTGCTGGGTATGGAAATAGATTGGGTGGATGGTTTGAACAACCGAGGATTTACTTTTAAAAACCCGAATGCGACCGACACATGTGGTTGCGGGACATCATTTTCAGCTTAA
- the ruvB gene encoding Holliday junction branch migration DNA helicase RuvB, protein MNQNLDPSQAHFKPEDKQAEKALRPKDLFDFNGQPKIVENLSIFIKAAKLRSEALDHVLLHGPPGLGKTTLSYIIANELETNMKLTSGPVLEKPGDLAGLLTGLEEGDVLFIDEIHRLNNVVEEYLYSAMEDYRIDIMIDSGPNARSIQINLNPFTLVGATTRMGLLTAPMRARFGISFLLDYYDVATLEKILYRSADILGVKIDKEGAHEIARRSRGTPRIANALLRRIRDFAQIKGSGAVDKEIARFGLSALNVDESGLDEMDNRILSTIIEKFKGGPVGISTIATAVGEEAGTIEEVHEPFLIMEGYIHRTPRGREATAKAYKHVGKVPPSLTGTFNF, encoded by the coding sequence ATGAACCAAAATCTAGATCCTTCTCAAGCCCACTTCAAGCCTGAAGACAAGCAGGCCGAAAAAGCACTCCGACCCAAGGATCTCTTTGATTTCAACGGTCAGCCGAAAATTGTAGAAAACCTTAGCATATTCATCAAAGCGGCCAAACTGCGAAGTGAAGCTCTTGATCATGTATTATTGCACGGGCCACCGGGTCTCGGCAAAACGACATTATCCTATATTATTGCCAATGAGCTGGAAACCAATATGAAACTTACTTCAGGCCCAGTGCTTGAAAAACCAGGAGATCTGGCTGGCCTACTGACAGGCCTTGAGGAAGGAGACGTACTGTTTATTGATGAAATCCATAGACTCAACAATGTTGTGGAGGAATATTTGTATTCGGCTATGGAAGATTATCGCATAGATATTATGATAGATAGTGGCCCGAATGCAAGAAGTATTCAGATAAATCTTAATCCATTTACTCTGGTAGGTGCGACCACCAGAATGGGTTTACTCACGGCACCTATGCGGGCAAGATTCGGTATATCATTTTTACTTGACTACTATGATGTGGCAACATTGGAAAAGATATTGTACCGAAGTGCTGATATCCTCGGTGTCAAAATAGACAAGGAAGGTGCTCATGAGATAGCAAGGAGAAGCAGAGGAACACCAAGGATAGCAAATGCTTTGTTACGAAGAATCCGGGATTTCGCTCAAATAAAAGGAAGTGGTGCCGTTGATAAAGAAATTGCGAGATTTGGGCTCAGTGCACTGAATGTTGATGAAAGTGGACTTGATGAAATGGACAATAGAATATTGAGTACTATCATTGAAAAATTCAAGGGTGGTCCAGTAGGCATCTCTACTATTGCAACTGCTGTTGGCGAAGAAGCCGGAACTATAGAAGAAGTTCATGAACCTTTCCTGATCATGGAAGGCTACATTCATAGGACACCAAGAGGAAGGGAAGCTACAGCTAAAGCATATAAACATGTAGGTAAAGTTCCGCCGTCTCTCACAGGAACATTTAATTTCTAA
- a CDS encoding metallophosphoesterase family protein, whose amino-acid sequence MKKITLLSDNHSYFDTELIPHIDDADEIWHAGDIGDLDSIQEFKNKATFRAVYGNIDDASVKEIYPLNSIFECEGLKVFMTHIGGYPSTYTKRVSDIILSEKPNLYICGHSHICKVMPDKKNNLIHMNPGAYGHHGFHKIRTFLKFEINNAKIQNLRVIELGLRGHI is encoded by the coding sequence ATGAAAAAAATCACACTCCTTTCTGACAATCACTCTTACTTTGATACAGAACTCATCCCTCATATAGATGATGCCGATGAAATCTGGCATGCCGGAGATATCGGAGATTTGGATTCCATTCAGGAATTCAAAAATAAGGCAACATTCAGAGCTGTTTATGGCAATATTGATGATGCATCAGTGAAAGAAATATATCCTCTTAATTCCATATTTGAGTGTGAAGGTCTGAAAGTATTTATGACACACATAGGAGGCTATCCTTCTACGTATACTAAAAGAGTGAGTGATATCATCCTAAGTGAAAAACCCAATCTCTACATTTGTGGTCATTCGCATATTTGTAAAGTCATGCCTGATAAAAAAAATAATCTCATTCATATGAACCCTGGCGCTTATGGTCATCATGGATTTCATAAAATCAGGACTTTTCTGAAATTTGAAATCAATAACGCTAAGATTCAAAACCTACGAGTTATTGAATTGGGTCTTAGAGGACATATTTGA
- a CDS encoding sugar transferase, translated as MRENRKTELIIYRLGDYISALLAWFLFFVFRKSIETPDISFDLIISDTNLWYGLLLIPMIWITIYSIFDKYRDIYRYSRLETLKTTFFTSFLGSLILFFVVLMDDYVLSYISHSYLFLALFFIHFSITAIVRMLILTKASKRLKSGKVKYNTLIIGGDKNGVDLYVEITSRPYSLGHNFMGFIDSNGESTNYLEKYLPKLGNKSQLKEILVENHIEEVIIAIETSEHSKLKLILDELFDFSDNILIKVIPDTYDIMIGTVQMNHIYGAVLIEIDQELMPNWQKVVKRMIDYFISILALVILFPLIIYTIIKVKLSSPGSIFYLQERIGLNGTPFNIIKFRSMYDGAEVNGPQLSSDDDPRVTVWGRAMRKWRLDEIPQFINVIKGDMSIVGPRPERKYYIEKISKHAPHYRHLLKVRPGITSWGQVKYGYASSIDQMLQRLKFDILYIENMSLSLDIKILFYTVFVLLKGKGK; from the coding sequence ATGAGGGAAAACAGGAAAACAGAATTAATCATTTATCGATTGGGGGACTACATTTCTGCTTTGTTAGCCTGGTTTTTATTCTTCGTATTTAGGAAATCTATCGAGACACCTGATATTTCATTTGATTTAATCATCTCAGACACCAATCTTTGGTATGGACTGTTACTGATTCCTATGATATGGATTACTATCTATTCTATTTTTGATAAATACAGGGATATATACAGGTACTCCAGATTAGAGACATTAAAAACTACATTTTTTACTTCATTCCTGGGAAGTTTGATTTTGTTTTTTGTAGTTTTGATGGATGACTACGTACTGTCTTACATCTCACATTCCTATTTGTTTTTAGCATTGTTTTTTATCCATTTCTCTATAACTGCGATAGTCCGAATGCTCATTCTGACAAAAGCAAGTAAACGTCTCAAATCTGGAAAAGTTAAATACAACACCCTCATCATAGGCGGAGATAAAAATGGTGTTGATCTCTATGTAGAGATCACTTCAAGGCCTTACAGTCTGGGGCATAATTTTATGGGATTTATTGATAGTAATGGAGAGAGTACCAATTATCTTGAAAAATACCTACCCAAGCTTGGAAACAAAAGTCAGCTAAAAGAGATACTAGTAGAAAATCATATTGAAGAAGTCATTATTGCAATTGAAACTTCAGAACATAGCAAACTTAAACTCATATTGGACGAGCTATTTGATTTTTCTGACAATATCCTGATAAAAGTAATTCCTGATACCTATGATATTATGATAGGAACAGTACAGATGAATCACATTTATGGTGCTGTACTTATAGAAATTGATCAGGAATTGATGCCAAACTGGCAAAAGGTGGTGAAACGGATGATAGACTATTTTATAAGTATATTGGCATTGGTTATCTTATTTCCTTTGATCATTTATACGATCATTAAAGTCAAATTGTCATCGCCGGGATCAATTTTTTATTTGCAGGAAAGAATAGGACTGAATGGAACACCTTTTAACATCATAAAATTCAGATCAATGTATGATGGTGCAGAAGTAAACGGACCACAATTGTCAAGTGATGATGACCCTCGGGTGACAGTCTGGGGTAGGGCCATGCGCAAATGGCGATTGGATGAGATACCTCAGTTCATCAATGTGATCAAGGGAGATATGTCTATCGTAGGTCCTAGGCCTGAAAGAAAATATTATATCGAAAAAATATCAAAACATGCACCACATTACCGCCATTTGTTAAAGGTACGACCCGGTATCACATCATGGGGGCAGGTAAAGTATGGCTATGCATCCAGTATTGATCAAATGTTACAAAGACTTAAGTTTGATATCTTATACATTGAAAATATGTCACTATCTTTGGACATAAAGATCCTTTTTTACACCGTTTTTGTTTTACTAAAAGGAAAAGGAAAGTAA
- a CDS encoding Gfo/Idh/MocA family oxidoreductase, which translates to MKIGLAGVGHLGKIHLKCLLKTKFKISGFYDPDINARLEVEKNFGIRSFETIEDLILSSDCVDIVSPTSFHYDIAKKAIQKGKHVFIEKPLTESLQQARELVQLAKTSDVKVQVGHVERYNPAIRSLKGIELKPGFIEAHRLAIFNPRGTDVSVVLDLMIHDIDIVLSLIKSEITDVRANGICIVSPTPDICNARIEFKDGSVANLTASRISMKNMRKIRLFQSDAYISLDFLQKDAQILRIKDQESDADDATMTITTNQGIKNITLESPTIMQNNAIEDELNDFYEAVVNDKPLSVTIEDGFRALHLAQQIEAKIKVVHD; encoded by the coding sequence TTGAAAATTGGACTTGCTGGTGTTGGGCATTTAGGTAAAATACATTTGAAGTGTTTATTGAAAACTAAATTTAAAATTTCAGGATTTTATGATCCCGATATTAACGCCAGATTGGAAGTTGAAAAGAATTTTGGAATCCGAAGTTTTGAGACAATAGAGGATTTGATTTTATCGTCAGATTGTGTAGATATCGTCAGTCCTACTTCATTTCATTATGATATTGCAAAAAAGGCGATACAAAAAGGTAAACATGTATTTATAGAAAAACCTCTCACAGAGTCACTGCAACAAGCACGTGAACTGGTACAATTGGCAAAGACGTCTGATGTCAAGGTGCAGGTAGGACATGTCGAAAGATACAATCCGGCCATCAGGTCTTTGAAAGGAATTGAGCTCAAACCAGGGTTTATTGAAGCACATCGACTTGCTATTTTCAACCCACGTGGTACAGATGTGTCCGTTGTCCTCGACCTTATGATACATGATATAGATATAGTCCTGAGCCTTATAAAATCTGAGATCACAGACGTCAGAGCCAATGGAATATGTATAGTGAGTCCGACACCTGATATATGTAATGCACGTATTGAATTCAAAGATGGCTCGGTAGCCAATCTTACAGCAAGCCGTATCAGCATGAAAAATATGCGTAAAATCAGATTGTTTCAATCAGATGCTTATATCAGCCTTGACTTTCTTCAGAAAGATGCACAGATACTCAGAATCAAAGATCAGGAAAGCGATGCTGATGATGCGACGATGACTATCACCACTAATCAGGGAATAAAAAATATTACCTTGGAGAGCCCAACAATAATGCAGAATAATGCTATCGAAGATGAGTTAAATGATTTTTATGAGGCTGTCGTAAATGATAAACCATTATCAGTAACCATTGAAGATGGTTTTAGAGCTCTTCACCTTGCTCAACAAATAGAAGCAAAAATCAAAGTTGTTCATGATTAG
- a CDS encoding hydroxymethylglutaryl-CoA lyase: MSTDMPVKIIECPRDAMQGIAHFIDTDTKAAYINQLLKVGYDTIDFGSFVSPKAIPQMRDTAEVLSKLELHENSPQLLAIIANARGATDAVQFDEITYLGYPFSISETFQLRNTNATIEESLVRVEEIQTIAAKYNKKTVIYLSMGFGNPYGDIWSVEICQQWVDKLADMDVRIMALSDTIGIATPESISYLFKHLIPPYPDVEFGAHLHTQPHNWLPKIDAAYQSGCRRFDTAIKGYGGCPMAKDDLTGNMATENLIQYFEDRNAPLDLNKKEFKKALKMSSSVFI, encoded by the coding sequence ATGAGTACTGATATGCCGGTAAAAATCATAGAGTGTCCTCGGGATGCTATGCAAGGCATTGCTCACTTTATAGATACTGATACCAAAGCCGCATACATCAACCAATTGCTCAAAGTGGGATATGATACTATAGATTTCGGAAGTTTTGTATCGCCAAAAGCTATACCACAAATGAGGGATACTGCTGAAGTGCTTTCAAAATTGGAACTGCACGAAAACTCACCACAACTTTTGGCTATCATCGCCAATGCCAGAGGTGCAACAGATGCTGTTCAGTTTGATGAAATCACTTACTTGGGCTACCCTTTTTCAATTTCAGAAACCTTCCAACTTCGCAATACAAATGCAACCATTGAAGAATCATTGGTACGTGTAGAGGAAATCCAAACTATTGCAGCAAAATATAATAAGAAGACAGTCATCTATCTTTCCATGGGTTTTGGAAATCCTTATGGTGATATCTGGAGTGTGGAGATATGCCAGCAATGGGTTGACAAACTTGCAGATATGGATGTACGTATCATGGCACTTTCTGATACCATAGGCATAGCTACACCAGAAAGCATTTCCTATCTTTTCAAACATCTCATTCCTCCCTACCCTGATGTGGAGTTCGGTGCACACCTGCATACACAGCCTCATAATTGGTTACCAAAAATTGATGCAGCTTATCAGAGTGGTTGCCGAAGGTTTGATACGGCAATAAAGGGATACGGTGGGTGCCCAATGGCCAAAGACGATCTTACAGGAAATATGGCAACTGAAAATCTGATTCAATATTTTGAAGACAGAAATGCACCTCTTGACCTGAACAAAAAAGAATTTAAAAAAGCGTTGAAGATGTCGTCCTCAGTTTTTATCTAA
- a CDS encoding YceI family protein, producing MKNVIFIFVLSMALLNQSDAQKYFTKTGVISFHSDTPIEKIEAQNKSSNCVLDIASGKLEFAVLIKGFQFEKALMQEHFNENYMESNKFPKATFKGQIDNYSKIDPAKNGKTTVKVSGDLTIHGVTKKMTTDAVITVVNGKIDADAQFSILVVDYGIVIPALVKGQIAKSVKVMVDATLDLLKQ from the coding sequence ATGAAAAATGTAATATTCATCTTTGTTTTAAGCATGGCTTTATTGAACCAGTCAGATGCACAAAAATACTTTACCAAAACCGGAGTAATATCATTTCATTCTGATACTCCGATAGAAAAAATTGAAGCACAAAACAAATCATCCAACTGTGTTTTGGATATTGCATCAGGTAAATTAGAGTTTGCAGTGCTCATAAAAGGATTTCAATTTGAAAAGGCTTTGATGCAGGAGCACTTCAATGAAAATTATATGGAGAGCAATAAATTTCCAAAAGCTACTTTCAAAGGGCAGATCGATAATTACTCAAAAATAGATCCTGCAAAAAATGGAAAAACAACAGTAAAAGTCTCTGGAGACCTCACCATACATGGAGTGACCAAAAAAATGACAACTGATGCTGTCATTACTGTAGTCAACGGTAAAATTGATGCCGATGCCCAATTCAGTATACTTGTAGTAGACTATGGGATTGTTATCCCGGCATTGGTCAAAGGCCAGATTGCAAAATCGGTTAAAGTAATGGTAGATGCTACTCTGGACTTATTGAAGCAATAA
- a CDS encoding cytochrome c, with protein MKTKFLFLTAIVAVLFLASCSKEDEPTPVVVKTTYNKDIKPILLAKCTPCHLAGGANPNKWDDFTSAKGKIDVIIERINREATATGFMPRNGAKLPAAELALIAKWKADGLLEN; from the coding sequence ATGAAAACAAAATTTTTATTTTTGACAGCTATAGTAGCTGTACTATTTCTGGCATCATGTTCGAAGGAAGATGAGCCTACTCCGGTTGTAGTAAAGACAACCTACAATAAGGACATTAAACCCATTTTGCTGGCTAAATGTACACCTTGTCACCTTGCTGGTGGAGCCAATCCTAATAAATGGGATGATTTTACCTCAGCAAAAGGCAAAATTGATGTAATTATTGAAAGAATCAACAGAGAAGCAACAGCTACCGGGTTTATGCCTCGTAACGGAGCAAAATTACCTGCAGCTGAATTGGCGCTAATTGCAAAGTGGAAAGCTGACGGTTTGTTGGAAAACTAA